tttgccctccgaagttcgcggacacagcttattccagtttttcaagccagtttcagaattctttcaccatcaactcggaattgagtgattctttttgcattggaaagcttgagttagtagcattctttgaaaaaaattatcagaaaattggcacaaacttttcaagaggaaagttggagagagttgttgtatatcctgcttggcagttgtttttcatcattatctttactgccgttgtgatcttcacttatatcttgctgtccagagctacttagtatccttcattgatgctagttgtgctacgccgtgacctcattagtgttctaggctcgcgtctctagtccggtctagcctaggaccagcacagtaccgtcgttgagcgtttattcaacattgcatctctgaattgattattgctaatattttgctaccatatatagccaacccagctccacatatttctacaccgtgtatacatacgttcccctggcaatcgctttactcaatctttggagttatttgacaccactggttgcctgtcaccacctgctgcttggtaagaacttgtaagatattgatatttgctttactgtgagcgctttaccaccacatcctagtagttcataggaacattattcttgaattttgtttcttgtttctactaatcatgacaggatctagagtcaattcatggggtttgtcgatcgtgggagatgtgccatcacctatgcaaataccacaaccgtcacgagaggtgcacaaacatccaaatgcacatgatcaggttaatgtttctatacccccatttaatggccgttttagacctgctttatatattgaatgggagtttgacctaaataatatatttgcttccaataattttgatgtacgtaaaaaagttaaggttgcggttggttctttcactggttatgctgtagtttggtggagtgaatattgtcggttacaccctaatgatatacctactacttgggatgatttgaaacttgccatgcgacatacattcgttcccgcttattatactcgtgacatgattacaaagttgcaacatttaaaacaaggtagtgacaccgtaacgaaatattatgatactttacaaactaccttgctgcattcctctttagaagaaagtgaagaagattttatggatagattttggggaggattaaatcgtgacattcaggagatactaatacatgaagagtgttatcctatggaccatttgtttcatcttgcttgcaaagctgaacaggaaataaaacgacgtgttgcgcacaaggagaacaagcgcgagatgcacattccaagagttgatacggttgtcccttcaactactaagcatactatgacaaccacatccgttgttgtgaggactacatcacctccaccatgtgacacatcatcaccgagagtgcctacctcatctgagttgatcataagaggtaatgacaaatgtactaatcttccacttccacatgagtatgatgaatgtcttgtcaatttaagtgcaccatgcggtgagctacccactactttgatcacaccagctaccttagaggactatgttgatgatttgactttgccatgtgatcaaacaattttgagtgagcccattgaattaactatcgatgcaaaagaatcaagtgaatcagggaataaatcagatttggatcaaatatgtttgaaaataattgtgccaatgtttaatcattttgatatgacctctaatcttggtgatggttcatcaatgttgggatggtttaatgatgaatattgtcaatcttttcatatgaataagagcttcacttatatgtgcaaactgagttgcaatactttcatgccttctacttcttgtgataatattttggctttatattttattaactatgaaagttactcatgtatacatgtgtcatatgtgcaaaatccacgggaagtaaaactggatgacatatacatatacaacatgtacaccttgtctcttttgttagccacatttcagattaagcaacgccgaggacggctttgttttcaagaaggggaggatgatgaggacatgactaccttggatacgaccaaaaatattgcatacatgcatatttgtcaggtgatttctagtgcaaactattcaataatctatttatgttatccagaacaaaaatacttcacacacttttgtgttttgtctaattgcaggtgtatgggacatttgtacaatccacatatgaagataaggcaaaaggagaagttcaggttctgttcaaaaagtcctctcacgtcacttttgggccaagagaagatagagtccaagtctctcacgttctggattcagattcggactgcacagacatacctgactcaaaacgccaacaactttttcatacggactccgaattgggtgattctttttttgttggaaactagatttcgtgctctttccaacacaattggattcacctttaaattcgtccggagcattgagttatggtcgaaacaatcggacgttgcaccagaatccgagtcaaactacaagtccaaaggtgttgcatcacctccacttgggcccatgtgccttgtacgacctagggttggttttaggctgccttgggacgtcctcccacctccttggccgccaccccttgttcctatataagtagatccatctagtagctttttcctggggatttgtttagttaaaagttagccattgcaacttcgtgtacttcgtttgtgtccaacgaccagaccaagaccacttacggatccccaccactatcaatacttcatatatattcgcaatattcagattgcattatcatattcttgctcgttcttcgattgcttgcaggaatagaccttcgtggtcaggctgatcgtgcttccggcatcgtcagtaacctcaggagattggtttagcgattgataaggcgcaacgtcgtgcacgtttgtagtcggatcgtcaaagtcgtctccaccaaatcgatagttatcatctcatcgaaagatcgggacacctttgcctctatcatgtcccgtctttcgatgagatggtggctatcgtttttggtggagtagactttaaCGATCCggctacgaacgtgtgaggacgtcgcgccttagcaatcgctaaaccaactccaagaggttattgaccacgccggagcaccatcaacctggccatgagggtatatttcctgcaaggaaacaaagaacaagcaagaaactgaaatggcaatctggatattgcgaataaaagaggaaagctttgtTGATCAAGTGGgtttctgtgacgtcttggtctggtcgttgaacacaaacaaaataCGCGAagctgcagctatggcgaacttttaatgtaAAAAAAACCCCAATGTCTAatcgacgccctaagggctgtatatatggaggagtaggAGGGAGTTTCGTGGCCCCTCGTACGAGGGATTCGAAACCAACCCTgactttgtttccccacacatacggactctaaaaatagcctatacctaagtatttcgaaattacatgggcctggcccaaaaatacgGTGGTGCAGCATCTAATATAAGCTATGGACGAAAGTAATGAAGGGGAATCTGGTATATTTCGTCCATGTCTTTGTAGGTCATCACGGAGGCTTCAAAGTGCTCAAATATGCACTAGCAACGCCATTCTGGATCCCTTCACACGCatcttcatctccatgcttgatcctgctccagtgttcatcccccttgtccatgctaggcccttcattagtaataaatacaaatgtatccaattagggagcatcatattctcatgaacattagaattgtcagcaagaaacgaaagtacctggtaattcaataggcgtgtgcgagctctagtaattggtctactATGTATaatagcaggggctgtgggtgtaacaatggtattgatgtcttcatagatgtccccttttgaaattgtgcatggtttcctacctcgtgcaactattgatttgttgcctcttccatcttcggagaaggttaattttaatgctaaacaacgtgctaaattgatcttaaaaatgcatgagttaactaaggaaaacattgagtgtatgaatgctaaatacaaACTTTCTGGAGATAAAGGTacaaacatgttgtctttgcaccaggatatattgtttggttacatttgcgtaaggataggtttactgatttgcgcaaatcaaaactaatgccacatgatgatggtccttttaaggtgttagcgAAAATATAtggtaatgcatataaacttgagctgcctgcagattttggggttagtcccacttttaacattgcagatttgaagccttatttgggtgaggaagatgagctttcatcAAGGACGAGTTCATTGCAAGAagtggaggatgatgaggacatgaataccattATTACATCCATAGCCCCAActtctatacatactggaccaattactagagattgtgcacgccaactaaattaccaggtacttttgtttcttggtaatgattctaatgttcatgagaatatgatcctgcttaaattggatacatttgtcttgcttacaaatgatggGCCTaccttggacaagaaggatgaacattggagcaagatcaaacatggagatgatggcatgcacaagggggaacaagaacggagttacacgcgatgatttcaggactttgaagccaccataatgagtgcatgaaggcttggacgaaatatacaagatgccacttcataaatttcatgcAGAGGTTATTATAGGTGTTGCCTCGCCTTATTATgtggccagacccatgtaatttcgaaatacttcaatataggctgtttttagagtctgtatgcgTGGGGAaacagagttagggttggtttcggacccgtCCTCCAAGGGGTcacaaaattccccctctcttcccccatatatacagcccttagggcgtcgtttagactttgggttttgtttagattaaagtttgccatagctgcaacttcgtgtacttcatttgtgttcaacgaccagaccaagatgacacagaactccaccttgattaataaagctttcttcttatattcgcaatatccagatgcAGCCTTAGTTTTCTTACTTGTTCTTCTGTTGTTTGAAGAAAATAGACcatcgtggtcaagttgatcgtgctctggcatggtcaataacctctcgaagttggtttagcgattgctaaggcacgacattcttgcatgtttgtagtcggatcatcaaagtctactccaccaaaaatgATAGACACTATCTCCTCGAAattcgggacacctttgcctctatcaactggTATTTCATTGTAAACTATATGTGCTATCAATTGATACTGGGACTGGCATGGTAATCACGCAGATCCTAGTCTACGTAAATATTTGGGTCATTACATAGCCCATAAACTTCCGAAACACACATTTACATTTACTCCTGTTATTTGGTATTGTGATCCCCTTCTTTTATTCTACAAGATGTCTTGAATGATGTAGCTCTTGTAAAGTGCACCGTATAGCATCCCCCCAAATAACCTAGACTGGGTTTCAAACCAATTGCGTAGTAATCACTACATCCAAGTTCACTCGCGCGTGCATAATGGTGCGTGGTAGTTGTGCGCCAACCTTTTGGTCTGTATATTGACTTTTGTGTCCTTTCACAGTACATCAAAATATCATACATATAATACAGGTGAGGCATATCAGACGCAATacacatcatatatatatatatctggaacAGGACAATGGGTTTTAAAAATGATCAGTATTACAAAGAAAATAGAGGAAAAGAGTTGTGTTAGGGTGTGCAAACCCATTCCTGTTAATGCTAAAACAGCATGTAACCTTCAACACCTGCATGCTTGTGTCATCCGATTTGAGTACTTTATTTTATATCAACCACCACTTGATCCAACCAATTAAACTCAAAGTACTCTAGCTCGTAACGAGCATACGCTTTCATCTCCAAACAAGGGCAGCTTGCCTGTCAGCAGTTTACAATTCGTGATCCTTTTCTTCATCGGCCACCAGAGTTAGCGGTATTGTGCCCACCTCTGGTGCACCTCCACCATCCTTGGTCGATGCACCGCCACTTCCTTCGGAGCTACCTTTGTTTTTTCTGCGGTTGGACTTCTTGGGCACCGCGGGGAGGTCCTGACAGGTGGAACCGGCACTGTCCTCAGCTGCCTTGTCCTTATCTTTCTTTCTATTCTTTCGGGTGCCTTTCttggccttctccttcttctccaagATCTCAGTACTTCCTGTTGTGACATCCATAGAGGAGGTGTCAGAACCCCGGGAGCGGTTTCGCCTTGACCGGCGGGAGCCCGGGGATGGAGGGGAGTCACCAACAGTGACATCGATTCCACCGGCTTCACTTTTAGTATCCCCAAAAGAGGTATCTCCCAGGCCCGCTCCATCTAGAACTATTTCTGTCATCAGAAGAGAAGAAATTTTATTTTTAGCATCATTTTGTATAAAGATGGTAGATTATTTGAATGGTAATATATTCTAACCTATGGGTCACTTAAATTAAAGTTGCACATGAATTTTATGAAAGGTTTCACGTAATCAAATTAAGGAAAGGTAAGAGGGTGAGAATTTAACCTTGAGAAGCCCATGGGTTAGAAGCAGCAGAACCTCCCCTGTCACTCCTAAACGAGGCTGAATCCAGTGGTGCTGAGTGGTAGTCTTTCATCTGTTAAGTCCAAATTAAATTGTTACAATCAAAATCAAATATCTTAATTGACTCAAAGGTAGCGGATGCGCCATCTATAGCCCCTTTGGGGTGTAAATTATATCTCTTCTCACGTGCCCATAGTGTATGAGACAAATTCATCTCGATTACGGTAGAATTCAATGCTCATAATTCTACCTGATCTCTCTTTTTGATTCCTATGAAAATAAATTTTACGGTATAGGCACCCAAAGGTGAGCTCGGAATATGAACTAGGATTACTGTCTTAAGCACGTTATTATTGGAAGGAAGATGCGGATTGAATTCATGATGTCCTCTTGTATGCCTTGCAGTAATTATTCCTCTAGACAAACAAAATTTACCACAATAATGTCGTCCATCAATTAAAAAATCATTAATTGGTTTCACTTGCCTCTCTTCTATTTGCATTTCAAAATGGGTAAGGGATCTTGCAAATAAATCAACTACATACAAATGTTTTCTTGTTTTGGTTCtactcatcacaaacattttattgGGTTCGAGCTAGTTGACTTTCCTGCCCAATTGTGTTTCGAAAATAGAATGATAATAGTAATCTGCCCGCGCACTGTCGCATACATTAATGTATAATAATCAATATTAGTATGGCGAAATAATTTGTTACCCTTTCTATGGGGGAATAATATTATAACTATGGTTTGTGTAGAAAAGTTAAGATTCATATCGCCTCATGTGAAACAAATGATGTGTGAGACATTGAAGTCATTGAAATTAAGTATTTTCAAGAAAATGCTAACGGAAGTCATTTAGGGTTGAAAGGAAACCTCTGTGGTGCAGCATATTGAACACTAATACCAAGATTATGCACCGCCTGGGTATTCCCTGTTTCTTGCATAACCGAGTCGATACATTACACCCTTGTTGCATCAGGATATGTAGAACCCCCCGAAagacatttaatattgttgttaTGCTGGTCTTCAAGAACCTAGCGCAATTGACATTGTCACATAGCTTAAGAAAGCACGACCCAAGGTATCCTTGAAGTTTCTCTTTCTCGTCTTTGGTATCCAAGCACTCCCCCTACTGTAACGTTGATAAATGACTACATGTTGCGTTATTGTGTTTGGCGTCAAAGCATCAAGGGTACACATTTAGCATACACAGGCCCTCATAAGTGTATAGTAGGTTAGTTTGGTGGTACCATATGTGACCTTTCCTAGTGTAATCAATGATCCAGATGACAACAAAGGGTGGCATTTTGAGAATGTGGCAAGTGCGAGTGAGCATGCAAATGTAAGTCGCATGCTTTCATTTCAACCAAAGTTTGGTTGTTCAATTCACATTGACTTGCACTCACATTAGCCAATTTTAGCAGATTATGATTACTCTCATAGTTAGTCTTGCAAAACAAATATTGTGAAAATCCTTTAATTTCATTCTTAACCTCGTTATGATAATTATTTCCATGAAAGACGTGAACTTACCCAACTAGGTGCTCCTGCCTCCTTCTCCTTGTTTGGGACACTAGGTCCATCCCATCCGATATGCGCCACATGTTTCACATCCGTTGGGAAACCAATTTGCAATTCTTGTTCCTTAGCATCTAGTTATCAATATTAGTATGAGAAATAATTTATGTTAGAGTTAAGAAATTATAAAAGGGATTTTACATACTTGTTATGATAAAATGTGCAAGTCAAAGTTTCTTTGATTGTGTTTAACAAATAACTTAGTATTATGTACCCATTATGTTTGAGAAGTAGCGGAAGGGCCTCAGGATCCCCTTCTTCATCTTTGTGCTCATGTCCTTTATAAACTACCCCTTTCTACTTATTTGTGCCCAAGTAGTCTTCTTGAACCTACAAATTACGGAAATATAATGCACTGCAAATATTTCAATGAAAATACTATCGTATGATTGTGAAATTACATAAGAAATCTACAAAAATGATTAGACTAAAAATGAAATTAActattcaaaataaataaaaatgttagATTGGAATCCTTACTCTCTTACGAATCTCAAATCTCAATGGCAACAAAAATGAACATTGGTTGCCAACCTTTTTAACCAATTCTCTCACTTCCTCCTTAATGGGGCAATAACATGTTTCCTTTTCTCTTTGTCTCTTCGTCCCGGAATTATGCTAGCTCGATATTGCGAGGTCTCGCATGTCATTGGGCATATGCTTCATAAACTTATGCTGAGCTCAGCGAAGGGCGCATCGCGTCAATGGAATTCTGAGGGTGGGAGGAGGAGTTCTATCTTATGTCTAATTTTGTGTAGGGCCAAGAACCATTTGATTCCTCTCCATTCAACCATGCATCGGTGTAGGATGTCCTTTTTTGGCTATATATGGAGAGATACCTATATGGAGAATAGTTTGGAGGATGCGGGGGAGGTAAGCCTAAAGATAGCCCTTTGGACAAAGATATCGCATGGCTAGAAATAACCCTTGTGCTACTTCCTCCTTGAGTATCGTACAATATGATGTTGTTGTGTCTAATTTGTTATGTATACATAGGACCCATTTGTTTTGGATGCTTACAAAATACTCAATAATAGGATAACACTATATTAGGATAGCATTACCAGTGCAAAACGATGGGGTATGAAAATGCAGCAGTTTGGAGCACTTGGTGTTTGAAGCGGGAATAGGAAAACACATAAACCATAAAAAATGAATGTTAAATCACAAATGAATGTAAGATTAAGTAAATATTATGCAACTCATGGCTTTTATCTTGTTCTATGAGCACAACATGTAGAAAAGATATTTGAGATGATAATAAATATCCTATGTTCGTCTTTTGAAACCCAAACCAAAATGAAATTACCTACATTTTCCTATGATCCATTCCTTCAAATCAAATGGATGAATAATACCCTACAGGAGCAATTCTTACTCCTACAAATTTCCTCATTTTTATTTGAATAAAAGAGGCCATAAGTTTAGCTGGTCTAGTTGGTCGATCCCATGATAATGTATCAACATGTTAAATTTTATAAAGCATGTATTTGGATCGCCTATAAGTTTTGACTTTACTTTGACATGGTAATAATGAATAAATTTTATGTTTTTGTTGTTTTGGTTGTAATTTAATAAATAAGCAGTCGTTGGTCAAAAATAGCTTGCATCTTTTGTTGCATTATGATCTAAATGGTACAAGATTGAAAGATCCAGATTAGTCCTTCTAGTCTCCTATAATTTTAATTACGCACTATACATTTTCTACAAGCATAGTGGCTTTTACAGATGGAGCTATTTGTTCACTAGGTATTGCCATAACAAAATGAAGATAATGTATTAACATGAATATTAGAACACAAAGAAGCTATCATATGGTTTTTTTGTTGGGCCTTTATGTTGCTCAATCGTTCAACTTGTTTTTTCTATATGCAACAAATAATTTTCCCACTTGACATTTTGTTTAGAAGTTATGGAAACCTATATTGGGATTTGTAATCAAAAGTATGCAGCATATTGGACATTCATAGAAAACGAATTACAAAATTAGTATTTGGAATGTCAAGGACTAAGTTATCATGTATTGTGTACCAATTACTCTCCTCCATCCCTCCAACCCTAGATGTCGACGGGTGATCATCGATATCCAAGCTACGAAGAAACTTCTAGATTGTTCGGGCAGGGATTAAAACAGCCTGAACACTTGAGGAAGTGGGTTGGGTGATTGCTATGCTTGAAGAGCTCCATAACTTCGGGAGGAACAAAGTATATTTTTAGTTGAGAACCCCAAAGATAGTCAAACTGTCAATCAGACAAAATGGGTATTCTGGAACAACAAAGACGTGGATGGACAAGTTGTTTGCAACAAGGCTTGCATAGTTTCTTAAGGCAACACAAAACTAGAAGGTACGAACAATcgtgagacatatgcccctgttgctagacttgagtctatcgCATTCTTCTTGCTTACGCCAATCGGTGTAACATAACTTTGTATCAAGTGGAAATTAAAAGTGCTTTCttgaatggtgaaattgaggaggaagtgtaTGTTAAAAAACCTCCTGTCTTTACGAACCCTAGAAACTGAATCATATTTACAAACTTCGTAAAGATCTTTATGGTCTCAAACCAGCTCCCAGTGCTTGGTAGAAAAGCTTAGAGAAGTTTCTCATTTAAAAGGGTTTTGAGTTTGGTAAAATAGAGCCAattttatgttgatgatatcatttctGGATCCACtaattgatgtagggtggaaaccctagggccgatttttgacgattggaggggatcctacgaagaacacgaggggaaacgtgAGGGGAAATGAGAGGAAACACTGAAATCAACGAggaacgatcacacatgtgctagatccatgaacataaagagtgatacaagattcaaatgcaacaaaggatgatacaaaaggtcttctccacgaggaggtcttgaggggtcttcccgtgatggggtcttgaatccacttggggcatcttctccgtagaggtcgtgaactccaatGGAGAAGGTATCAattggatgagcaaagctctatctctcaaatgagctaatcttttgctaaccctagaaagagggaggaggaggagtataaatAGTCTAAgtggacgaaggggtacatgggcatcAGCCCAACACACTaacacacaggcgtcggacgtccgacaacaaccggtcgtccggtggctcgtgagggtccggTCATCCGGTACTTGTCGGAATTCCGACATTTTTGCTCGGGATGGTCGGCGTCGGATTTCCAGCCGGCATCAGACGTCTGGGGCGTCGGTCGTCTGGTGGTCTCCATACTTCTGACGTTTTGGTTCTGTGATGGTGGTGCCGGTCGTCCGGGGGCTGGAGCATGTCAGACGCTCGGTCggtgtcggtcgtccggccgctggaCCGTGCGCAGGCTGGGATTCGGCTGGCTGGCTAGAGCCCCCAGGCGTCGAACGTCCGACAAGTACcgatcgtccggtggctgtagattCCTGGTAGCTCTTCCTCTTGGTCATTGTACTtagtgtcctcgccgtcttgtccattgggTGTAGCTGTCCCGTGGCTTTCGTCCAAGTACCTGCtcacacatagggtctccgcttgaggtattagccatgtctcatatgtagaaagtggtat
This region of Triticum aestivum cultivar Chinese Spring chromosome 2D, IWGSC CS RefSeq v2.1, whole genome shotgun sequence genomic DNA includes:
- the LOC123049221 gene encoding CRIB domain-containing protein RIC7; amino-acid sequence: MSTKMKKGILRPFRYFSNIMDAKEQELQIGFPTDVKHVAHIGWDGPSVPNKEKEAGAPSWMKDYHSAPLDSASFRSDRGGSAASNPWASQEIVLDGAGLGDTSFGDTKSEAGGIDVTVGDSPPSPGSRRSRRNRSRGSDTSSMDVTTGSTEILEKKEKAKKGTRKNRKKDKDKAAEDSAGSTCQDLPAVPKKSNRRKNKGSSEGSGGASTKDGGGAPEVGTIPLTLVADEEKDHEL